One Coffea eugenioides isolate CCC68of chromosome 2, Ceug_1.0, whole genome shotgun sequence genomic window, aaaaaaaaaaaaatagacacAATTTTAACAAGCAAAACCACTATCTACAGGATAGAGCAGAGGTAACGTAAACATTAGAAGTTTAAAAACTTAGAAGGCATTTGCAGCTTTTAGTTTATGCAAGAGTATTTTACGAGTGAAACTTCATACGGTCCGCAGGTCAGTAAACAAGGGGACTCACAACCAACATACATAATCACTTCTTACCATCTAAAGGATACATCAGATGCAACAAGAATCTTACTTGGAAAATGATTTACTTCTACTTCATTCTGTATTTACCTTAAATgtttttgcaattttttaaaGGTACCTTAGTTATACTATAATCCAAAACTTGAAGACCTATTCCCCACGTCTAAGGCTCACAAATGTAATCTGTATTCAGTGCATTTTCTTGCTCTACTGGAAAAACCATAAAAAGATAATATGGTTGGGAGCCTTACCAGTCAACACATAGCATAAACCCTCTGGGCTGGATGTATCTGCAGTTTCAGCAATTCGGTCAAGATCTCTTTGGAGAGTTCTCCCCAAGCCCAACAAGCCAAcctaaggaaaataaaataagagaCTATATAATGAGCTGCAAGAAATCACAACAAAGATAAGGAAAATGAATTTGTGAAAAGCCAAATAGCAGTAAAGCTTGCAACCTAGCAACAGTATCATGAAATTGCAGTCGTTATAATGTTAAAGCATATACTTTCTCAGTTGCAAACTTCCAAATAGTATCTAAGATATATTTTTCCAAACCAGAATTTGCTTTCCACCTTCAACATTCCCCCAAACCTCTTCTTTATTCCCACCCCTCCAACTCATAAAATTTTCACCATAACCCATCTAAACCAATTCAAGTAAAGAATTGTCTGCCAGTCACTACTACCAACTATAACCTATACCTAAGTGTATCCAAACTAACAGAAGAAATAACGAATTACAGCCAAGTAAAGTACCATACTTGCAGCTTGAGAACACTAGTCTTCCCAGTAGCAGTAAGCACACCACCTTCCGACCTGTCCGACAAGAACCCTGAGACCAATACAAACGCTGCAAATCCCACCATAATCAAGAAAAAACTCGAACCAAAACCAACTGCAGGTCCTACATAGACACCACCACCACCAAATCCAAATGGTGAGGGAGCATAATACGGCGCAGAATATGAAAAACTCGAGCCACCGGACATCCTAGGCACAGAATAACTCCTTGATGATGACGATGAATAAGACCTGGACGAAGAAAATGATTTGCCCCCCACTCTCCCACCTGAGGCAGCCAATGCTGAATTGGGGTCATACATTAACAACAATCCTACAAGAACTGCCGCCACTGCCGGCTTTTGCAGAGCTTTAAAGGCTTTTAAGATAAATTTAGCAAATTTATCAACAGGATTCTCTTGTATTTCCACTGATGACTCTGTTTTCTTGAAGAAACAAAAATTGCCAGCATCGCCATCAACATTGGATGTAGAATTATTGGAGAAGAAACATTTGGGACTGCAAATTCTAGAGGGTTTATGGCTATTAAGCTTGAATGCTGGGGAAATTTTGGGGGAATTAAAGAACGGTTTAAAGGGATTTTGGGAGGGCAACAAAGGGTTCCATTTGAGGTTggattcaagcaagaaaggGGTTGGTTTTGGTGCGGTAATTGTGGCCATAAAAGATGAGCTCAACAAGTTTTATTCAGCAAAATTGAGTTGAACCGGAATTGAATCGATAAGGGTTTAGAAGAGAATCAAAGATATGTTTTTGGACAGAGAGAGATGAGAGGGAAGGGAGGAAGAAGAGCTTGAATGGAAACCAGAAGCTGGAAATCTGGGAGCGGGCCCAATGTTGGCTACATCTACGAACGAATTGTGGCCAATCATCGACCGTGTGGGGAGTTTGAGCAAAAACCTAATCTTAAAATCATCaaggctatatatatatatatatgtatgtatgtatatataaacTCTTTTTTAATCTAAAATCACTTTGCCTCTTAAcatttaattttgagcacttaCCTTCCTTCCGTCAGTTAAAAGTTACTTTTGATCATTACAAATtattaatatttcaaaattacCCATATTTCTACCAATTAGAACTGttaaacaaaattatttttgtcataataattttcaaaattaccaGTATTTCTATCGGTTAgaatttttaaacaaaattattcTTGTCATAATAATTCTCTTGTTCTGATAAATAAAGACTACTTCCTCTTCTTTAAGAAAAAAATCCAACTCCTATATGTAGGTTGTtatgtcttcttttttttttttgacaaattagTGGCTaaatactagaaaaaaaaaagtcccaAATTTTGGTTTAGCTCAAAATTTGGTACTATCTGGTGCTTTTATCTAGATCATGATTACTTTAGTAATTTTTCTCCATTTGAGGAAAAAATTCATGAATTTAATGATTgctatttaattttatttatgcTTGTCCTTGTTTTGGAAGTGAAAGTGATCTACTTTTGTTGGTTGTGCTAGGTTCAAGGCACCAAGGACAAGAGTTAGGTTTTggttagctttttttttttttttttttatctttgaaCTTTGAATCAAAAGGAGCCGTTTTTATTAATGGCACAGTTGTCTGTTTTAACACCTGAAATGTGTATTTATTTTGATTGTTGGTAAAGATGATTTCATGTTGGGTAATAATTTTAGAAAAGTATTAAACTGGCAAATAATTttgggaaatttgccaaattggtccctaacatttaccaaaaacacttttttagtcctttacatataaaatcagccaaaatggtccttcacatttaaattgcGAGCCAATGTGGTCCTATTGctcgtttttgctcatttctccggctaaaaatagcacgcctctctcacgtggtcatatttttaggggcaaaaccggaaacacatttcattacctGTTAAAAGTAAAAGGTGTGgacaaccaccaaaatacacatttcacctttggccctcaaagtttcaagaaaccctaaattgcATCCCACCGCCACGCCCTCAACTGACTCAGCCGCCTTCTCCCTCGCTATCCCTTCTCCTCTCTCCACTGTCCgtcctccccctccccctcctcaTCGCCAGCATTTCTCCAACCTCCGGCAAGCTCTCTCCTTCGACGATGATATTGATGCGAGGGACTCGCAAGACGAGGGAGAGGATGAGGAAGAGCACCAGGAGGACGAGGAGGAGCTTCTCGAGCTGGAGCCCCGAATCGGATCTTGCCGGGTCCGGGAAGCTGCTGATGAGTTGTCTGTGGGAGGTGTTGAGGAGGCTCCCGCCTCCAACACTGTTGTCGGCGGCCAGGGTTTGCAAAGGATGGAGGGACACGAGTAAGCGGCTTTGGCGGGCGGCGGAGGAGCTGAGGCTTAGGGTTCCAGCTAAGGCCCAAATTGGATTCGTGGGATCGATGTTGCACAAATGTCCTGGACTTGTTAGACTCTCACTTAGAATAGAAAGGTTAGGACTTTTGGATATAAGTAAACAAGAACCAGATCTATGGATTCATCAAGCACATCACTTATACAGGAgaattacaaaataattttcGCCACCATTCGGGGATGCAATTcaggtttcttgaaactttgagggccaaaggtgaaatgtgtattttggtggttgtccatactttttacttttaacaggtaatgaaatgtgtttccggttttgcccctaaaaatatgactacgtgagagaggcgtgctatttttagccggagaaatgagcaaaaacgagcaataggaccacattggctcacaatttaaatgtgaaggaccattttggctgattttatatgtaaaggactaaaaaagtgtttttggtaaatgttagggaccaatttggcaaatttcccaaTAATTTTTGAGAAAGTACTCagtttttttggaaaattaacTCTGACGTGAGGTTTCTCATGCAAAGAGTAAAGAAGTCTCGACTAAATTAGAGTAGAATAGAAACACTTAAGAGGAGTAAAGTTAGTTTCATTCAAGAGTTCttcatttttattcttttattctttatttaaaAATGTGCGAACTTGGTTGAAATAATGAAATGTACAAACAGTGAAGGAAAATCCGGATCCTTGATGACCATTAAAAGCTAAGGTATCCAAGATTCTATCTGTTGAATTTTTGGCGGACTTCATTTTTCCAAGTTGCAAGACGCCAGGTAGCTGATTTCCCCGGCACCTAAGTTCCAGTATTTCAAAACTGAAAGCCAGGACACTCTCTGTCACTGATCATAAAAGGCCTCAAAAAGAGGTACTTTTCAAGCAATTCTTGATCTGATAACACATCATCTTCTTTCTGGGGATTCCATGACACCTCAAACTGCCTGCATGGAGATCATTTATGAAATGACACGGAGAAGGGCTAGGTAATGATAGAGGCTAGCTTAGGAAAACTCCCCCATTTTCTTCCCAGAGTTTTACTTGAAGGAATGGAGCCATGCTTGTTCAAGGCTTTTCGCAAGTCGGATTTACCATTGATGGTGCGCAGCTGACGTTCACAATCAGCAGCCACCAATATTGTAACCTATACATATAGGTAATCGAAAGATGATCATTCACTCCCAAACATGGTTCACCGTCATAGGTCGCGGTCGCATTGCGGTCGTGGTTGTTCTATATCCGTCGCGGCATATCAATTAGATATTGGATGATATGCACGCTATAgcatataaaaattttcaaaatatctaaaaatattactaaaaatataaaatatcataaaagACACAATTATCAAATTAAAGTTACTAAATACCTACATTATCATATATAGTtactaattatttaaataaaataatgctgccATTATCATAAACCTATAGCATTAGCAATAAATAATTTTAGTATCATGTGTGCCTTCTAAGCCTATTTTATATGagatcaaaaattaaatataagaGACTACTGATATTATAcaaatatattaaatatacaatTATCAATttaatcaaattaatcaaattaatcaTATACctaataatatataaaaatgCCAAAATGAATTACATAAGTTTACAAATATCTAAATATCACATTTGAAtactaaaaccaaaaaaattaaaactaagaAACTAATTTGAAAGAAAATGCGAACCTTTCAGCCTCATGTTTGAGCTAAAAATTAGGAGTGCAATCTCCTAATTACTTGGGTCAAACTTGGACTTTAAAagcttttaatttttccttctttttttcctgtCTTGGGCTCTACTAGAAAAGCCCAACTAGTCTAATTTTAGCTTCGTTCTTGTCACTCCAAATTTAGTCGTTCaattcattctttttcctccctttcgttctttcttctcctttctGCTCTTCATGATGTTCATAGAAGGCAAAGACAATTCTTACTCCAATTTCACACTACCTCCTACTTAATCACTTCCAACTCCAGCTATAATTTCGGCAATAACTTTTCTATTCTTTCCTATTTTCGATGTAGCAAACTCACTTGGAGAATCATGGGTTTAATCAAGACAACCCGGTGCGCTGCTTGATGCTTTGATTGACGACAAATCAGTGATGAAATTATCGGTACATTTCTGTGCTACTTGATTCTCTACTATACTCTACTTTCTACACCTTATCTTCTCCTACCCCTTCCCCTTTCCCTTGTCTTTGTGgctgaaaaataaaataataaagcATGAGGGGAAGGGCGTTTGATAACTTTGAGCCTTTTGTTAGTGCTAGGGTTGTAAACGAGTTGAGTCGATTCGAGCTTTGGTCTAATCGAATCGATTCTCGACTTAGTTTTATCAAACTCAAACTCGAGTTTGAACTCGATGAGCTCTTAATGTAacagctcgagctcgagcttaaaaaaataaaaaataattattttattttttaaaaaataaataaaataataaaatattagggatatatatgtaattttactattaaaataaaaataatttatatatacatagacacacacacacacacacacatatataatcGAGTTAGCTTGCGAGTTAACGAACTAAGTATCTTTGAGATTGAGTTCGACTTGATCagctcgagtttgactcgaAATCAATATTGACTGAGCTCAAGTCGAGGTTTGACTTCATCTGCTCGTGAGCAGTTCGAGtcgtttgcaaccctaattGGCGCTTATTATGAAGGTTTTGAATTCATATGGCAATAATTGAGTTGGATGCAATAACTATTTTGTTGTTTTCATTCACTTTTTGGATCACTTTCACTAATCTTTTTGTTCATGTTTTGTTTGGTTTCAATTATTAGGTGTTCAATTTTTTggtaaaagttaaaaaaatgaggtgaaaCAATAGAGATGTGATAGAAAGCAATTGTCGTTGTAAAGCGTTGGAGTAGCTCCAATTTGTTGCATGTAAAATGGTGGGCTAATAACTTTCTGTTTCTGCAAATTTTTTGTCTGTCTTTGTTTGATTCCTGAGTTGACTCCGAGTTGACTCGAAAATTTGGGCCGATTTCAAGCATCACAGATTTGACTCGGCCAATGTCGATCGAGTCAGAACGAGTCACTACAGATATGAATTTATCCACGATTCGGGAATTGATATCGTACTTATCCCTTTGTTACAACTCGGCCGAGATGGCTAATCATGCTCCCAAAATGCTGCAAGAAAAGTTTCTATGATATCAAGACAAACCATGAATTTAGTCACAACTAACACCACGCGAGTTTCTAATAAGAAATCTAAGCACCTCAATTTCCTTAAGATTAAGACTTAAACGCCGCCCCATATAAGTACGCAGCTAAAAAAGTTAACCATTTGAATTATGTCCAGTAGGATTCATAACTGAGATTTGAGCACCATCTCCAAAGATGACAACTAAAGTTAATGTGTAAATGTCATATTTTCTATAAGAAATCCTTCACTCCTTCCAGTGTAGCAGTCCAACATCATTGTGGAAGTAGTGGCTCCGAAGTGACTATCCTATTGTTTTAATGCCTGATGAACGATAACCTAGGTAGACTATAGTGTTTGAATGTCAGGAAAAAGTCAATTCTGACAATCTCTGGACTATCACGATCAAGTATCCAACGCTCGTCAAATACTTAGCAAGAAAATACAACATTCTCAGGTTATCAATAAAATAGGTGAAGATAAAGCAAATGAGAAAATTAACTAGCAGAAAATAGTTACAAGAAGATAGGACACAAtcataaaattaatatattaagTGCATAAAACATACATAAGAAATAAGTGTGGAAAACATATTTTCCACATGGAGATTTTAAGTTATTAAACAACTGAAAAGATCTTACCACCATGTACTCGTTACTAAACCCACTTGATCCCTTAATTTTTGAACCTCTCTTCATCAAGTTATTTACATTGACAAGTGTCTCCTCATCAAGTTTACCACGTTCATCCAATACTCCTCTTGATGTCAGCCTGCATCACATGTTGCAGTAGATCAGGAAATGATGGGAAACTACTACTCTTTTTCGCAAAAGGTAGACATTGTATTTCTTTAAGTAAATAATCTATCCGCACAACATGGATTTACCATTACATAATAGTTCCACCGGCAAAAATCTCGGACGCCCCTAAACTATTAGTCGAGTCAAGTTTTATCCATCAAACAATTTTTCATTACAAGTTGGCTACTCAACTAATTAATCAGTACATGTATGACCATTGTATCGATTAATGTTCTTAATCTATGAAATAAGCATAACAAGTGGCATAGTTTTGCTCTTAATTGCGTAAGTGGTGGACAAAACTGCCCCTGCACTTTGCCACATGTTctatgtcgcgccccattttttacaagaaaaataaatggtttaaaaagtgaatttttgatttaaaaaatgatttttgatttacaaagaaagtgggtctaaatgggacttgaaaatgcgacgatttgacccaaaatatagtttaaaaagggtttttgaaataaaaatcggagtcgccacttggtatagagttaaggtgtaccaagtcacctaaaaatgaattttttaaagcaaaaagatagaaaagaaaccccttttaaacgactcctagtctacgtaaaccaacgaaaaaggttcgggagtcacatttgacgaaggggaaggcaaggatgaaatccaaggcaccccttcgtcctagccaaggctagttgcgtgatttagtcaaagattttcttgttttaaccaaagcatttatcacatttggatgcactatatgaatgcaaaacctagacctagggggacatcggggggcaaaat contains:
- the LOC113761031 gene encoding uncharacterized protein LOC113761031 — protein: MATITAPKPTPFLLESNLKWNPLLPSQNPFKPFFNSPKISPAFKLNSHKPSRICSPKCFFSNNSTSNVDGDAGNFCFFKKTESSVEIQENPVDKFAKFILKAFKALQKPAVAAVLVGLLLMYDPNSALAASGGRVGGKSFSSSRSYSSSSSRSYSVPRMSGGSSFSYSAPYYAPSPFGFGGGGVYVGPAVGFGSSFFLIMVGFAAFVLVSGFLSDRSEGGVLTATGKTSVLKLQVGLLGLGRTLQRDLDRIAETADTSSPEGLCYVLTETTLALLRHPDYCISAYSSADVKRSMDEGEKRFNKLSIEERGKFDEETLVNVNNIKKRSSTGQRASGFSNEYIVVTILVAAEGVHKLPTINSSSDLKEALQKLASIPSSKTLAVEVLWTPQNEDDALSERELLQDYPLLRPL